DNA from Geobacter sulfurreducens PCA:
CTTCCGGCTGCCTCCCCGTTCGAGCCGTACCTTCACTCCCGCCGGCGTCGCTTCACCCTCCAGTCGCTGGGGAGTACCGTCAAGCACCTGCTCCACCCGGAAGGAGCGGAGGGCGAGGTCACGTCCCACCCGATAGACCTCGCGGGAAGCCGCCTCGCGCGAGAAGCCGAGGACAACCATCCTGACGCTCCCTTCCACTATCATCTCGTAGCCGTCGTCCACCGAGGTTGTCACCTGCCGGCCGAAACCGGTCCGTTCCCCCCCCAGGAAGATACCGAACCACCGCTCACCCAGGGGCGGTTTCGCGAGAGGAGGTACGGAAAGCCGGGAATCCCCGGCCCGAGCGATGGACTGAAGAAAAAACGTGACGAGGAAAACGACTATGATCCTGACCAGGGTACGGGGCATATGCATGGCGTAGTGGGCTCGAAACGGCGGTGAGAACGGCGCGCCGTCAGACTCTCGTCGAACGGCACGCAATGGTGGATATCTATTCCGTGAAAATCGGCTCCTTGGCCGCTTCAGGGCGCTTCTCGCTCTGGGGTACGGAACAGCGGTTCTCGGGGGCAGGGTTGTCCGGCTCGCTCCTGTCCAGTTCCTGCCGCACAAGCACGGCGGCGTGATCTAGCAGGCTCTTTCTGCCGCTGTCCGACAGCCGCCGGAATTCGATGATGAGTTTATGCTCGTCCAGGCTCAGGTCCATGGTCGGTTCTCCTTCGGGGATGGGATTCCCCTCCACGGGGGTTGTGGAGGTTATACCACAATCGCAGGGGGGTCGCAATCGGGCCGGACCGGTCGGCAAAGGTACGCCGGCCCACAAGAGACTACACATGAAAAGCTCTTCAAATACAGTAAATTATCTTCTCCTATTTACTTGCAGAGGCTGGATGATCGCGCTATAGTTTACTTAGAAAAAGAGTTGCGAGGGTCGAGAGATCCTCATTATGCCCTAGTCGACTTTCCCTCCTAGTCGCTAGGGTGTTTTTTTGCCGCCAACCCACTGCGCCACATCTGGCACAGCGTATACTTTATGTGTCACTTATTGCACACCACCCCCTCAATAGTGTATGGTTCACATGTACAGGAGGCGACATGGAGCCGATAATTACCGACAAGGAAAAGTGCCGCAAGTGCTACTGCTGCGTCAGGAGCTGCCCGGTCAAGGCAATCAAGGTTGAAAAACGCTACACCGAAATTATCTTTGACCGCTGCATCGGCTGCGGCAACTGTCTGAGCAATTGCCCCCAACGGGCAAAGATGGTGGCCGACAAAGTGGGTGTTACCGAGAGTCTTCTCACCTCGGAAGACAAGGTAATCGCCGTGCTCGGATCATCATTTCCAGCCTTTTTTCACAATGTTGCACCGGGCCAGCTTGTGGCCGGCCTCAAGCGGATCGGCTTCCGTGAAGTCCACGAAGGGGCCTACGGTGCTGAACTGATCGCTGACGATTACGCCCGTATTACCGGCGATAATGACCGGACCTACATTTCATCCCACTGCCCGGCCATCGTTGACCTGATCGAGCGACACTACCCGAAACTGCTCAGAAACCTGGTGCCCGTCGTTTCTCCCATGATCGCCATGGGCCGCTATCTCAAGGAAGTTCTGGGCCCCAAGACCAAGGTGGTCTACATCAGCTCCTGCATTGCCGCAAAGTTCGAAACCCAGATGACCGAAACGCGGGGAGCCATCGACATTGTTCTCACCTATCGGGAACTGGAGGGCATCTTCCGCAGCCGGCAGATTTCCCTCCCGGCCCTCGATGCGCTTCCCTTCGACGGGCTTGCGCCCACGGTGGGACGACTTTTCCCCATCAACGAGGGAACCTTCCGGTCGTTCTCCATGTCGGCGGACCCCCTTGACACTGAAATAGTCTCCGCCTGCGGCGAAGTAAACGTCATGGGCATCATCAGAGACTTGGCTGCAGGCAGGATCGCCCCCCGCTTTGCCGATCTGCGCTTCTGCTATGACGGGTGCATCGGCGGTCCCGGCCGCAATAGCGAACTGACCGAATTCTACCGCCGCAACCTGATCATTAACCATTACAAGCAGGACATCCCCTACGAGACGGCTCCGCACTATCTCTCCTCCCGTGAGCAGACCGGCCTGGACCGCTCTTTTGCCAGCAAGCACGCGCGCCTCGAGTCGCCAAAAACAAATGATATCAAGAAAATACTGCAAGCCACCAGCAAGTACTCGGTCAAGGACGAACTCAATTGCCGCGCCTGCGGCTATCGCACCTGCCGCGAGTATGCCGTGGCGGTCTACCAGGGCTTGGCCGAGATCGAGATGTGCCTTCCCTACAACCTCCAGCAACTGGAAGAGGATCGTGGTCGCCTGATCCAGAAGTACGAGCTCGCCCGTCGAGAACTCGACCGCGAGTATACTGACGAGTTCATCGTCGGCAACGACCGCAAGACCTTGGAAGTACTTGATCTCATCAAGCAAGTGGGGCCGACGCCGACGACGGTTCTGATCCGGGGCGAGTCGGGAACCGGCAAGGAACTCACCGCCCGAGCCATTCATCGCTTCAGCAAGCGCAACGATAAGCCCCTGGTGACCGTGAACTGCACCACTATCACCGACTCCCTTCTGGAGAGCGAACTCTTCGGACACAAGCGGGGGGCCTTCACCGGTGCCATCGCCGAGAAAAAGGGGCTGTTCGAGGCCGCCGACGGCGGCACCATTTTCCTGGATGAAATCGGCGATATCACGCCGAAATTGCAGGCAGAGCTCCTGCGTGTCCTCGACATGGGCGAGGTGCGTCCCGTTGGGGGTACGACCGCCCGCAAGGTCGACGTACGCCTCATTGCCGCAACCAACCGGAACCTCGAAGAAGGAGTACGGGAGGGCTGGTTCCGCGAGGATCTGTATTATCGCCTCAACGTTTTCACCATTACCATGCCGCCTCTGCGCAACCGGGTGGAGTCGATTCCGATCCTGGCGCACCACTTCATGGAAAAAGCCAGCACCAAACTGAACAAACGGCTCTCAGCCATCGAAGAGCGGGCCGTCATCGCCCTCACCAAGTACCCTTGGCCCGGCAATATCCGCGAGATGCAGAACGTCATCGAACGGGCTGCGGTTCTTGCCCACGACGATGTTATCCACCTGGAGAACCTCCCCCTGGCCCTTTCGGAAAATCTGGCAGGAAGCCCGACCGCCGACCTGGATATCCGGGCTTCCTTCCGCGCGGAGCGCGAAAGGCATGTGGTCAAGCTCGAGAAGAAGCTGATCCAGCGCTATCTGGCCGAGGCAAACGGCAATGTGAGCCGTGCCGCGCGGCTCGCCAACATTCCCCGCCGAACCTTTTACCGCCTGCTCGACAAGTATCGCCTCAAAGACAAAGAGGTGCGGGATATGCCGCAGGGGGACAGACAATAGTGTGCACTTTTGGCCAAGCCTGTGCCAACCGTGACACAAGGATGTATACGAAGATTTTTATTAGATAATTTTTATATTTAACTTAATAATGATTTCGACAGGTTATAATTTTTTTCTCCATCCTTCGGATCTGGCATGTATATGGCATAGTAACTACGCAAAATCGATATCAACGATGCCAATCAATACACGGAGGATACCAGACATGGGAAGAATGAGAGAAAATCCGCGGTACAACGTTATCTCCATGAGGATCAGCGACGAAGAGCGTGATCGCCTGCAGGCAATCATGGAAGCCACTCACAAGAGCGTGTCGGACATCATGAGGGAGGCTATGGAGCTTTTCTCCGTCCAACTCGAACAGTCTCAACCCGGAGACCAGAAGGCCGCCTGATTTTCACAAAAAAATGGGGCACCCCTCACCAGGGGTGCCCCGCACATCGTCGGCACATGAAGCGAACCGGGCGGAATCAATCCGCGGCGATTCGCTTTTTTGTTTCAGCTCATCTATTTCACCTTCCAGGTTGTTCCCTGGGCTGAGTCGAGGAGCAAAATCCCCTGGGCCGCCAAGGTATCGCGAATCTCGTCGGCACGACGAAAATCCCGGGCCTTGCGGGCTGCATTTCGCTCCTCGATCAGGCGCTCGATCTCAGCGGCTTCAATGGGTAGAGCCGCCGCCTTGCGGCTTTTGAGCCGTTCCACGAATGCGCCCGGCTCCGAGGTGAACAGGCCAAGCACCGCTCCCACCCGATCGATTGCCTCCCGCGCGCTCGCAAGTACGGCCCGGTCGATCTCACCCTCTGCGAGCACCCGGTTGACCGCCCGCACCAGATCAAAGACATAACCCAACGCCTGGGCTGTGTTAAAATCATCGTCCATGGCCTCACGGAAGCGTGTCGGTAGTCCGGCCGCCTTTTCGGCCAGCTCCTCGTCGATCCGCCCCGCCCCCGTGCCGTCTGCGGCCACTGCCTCGTCGATGCCGGCCAGGGCATTGTAGATCCGTTCCAGACCAGCTGCGGCCTCCTTCAGGTTCTGATCCGAAAAATCAATGGGGGAACGGTAGTGGGCCGACAGGAGGAAGAACCGGAGCACCTCGGCGTCATAGCTCTCCAGCACTTCCTTGATGGTGAAGAAGTTGCCGAGGGACTTGCTCATCTTCTCGGCATTGATGTTCACGAAGCCGTTGTGAATCCAGTAGCGGGCAAAGGGCTTGCCGTTGGCCGCCTCGGACTGGGCGATCTCGTTCTCGTGGTGAGGAAATACCAGATCCTTGCCGCCGCCGTGAATATCGAACGTCTCGCCCAGGTACTTCATGCTCATGGCTGAACACTCGATGTGCCAGCCGGGACGTCCCTGGCCCCAGGGGGAATCCCAGTAGGGCTCACCCGGCTTCGACCCTTTCCAGAGGGCAAAGTCCATGGGGTGACGCTTTTTCTCTCCCACCTCGATGCGTGCGCCGGCCTGCATTTCCTCAAGATTGCGCTTGGAGAGCTTCAGGTACTGATCGAAGGCCTCAACGCTGAAGTAGACGTCTCCGTCGGCGGCATAGGCAAAACCCTTTGCCACCAAACGCTCGATGACCTGGATCATCTCGGCGATGTGCTCGGTGGCCTTGGGTTGATAGGTCGGCAGATCGAGCCCCAGAGCCGCCATATCCCGGTCGAACTCGGCAATGAAACGCTCGGAGATGACGTTGAACGGCACCCCTTCCTTGTTGGCCCGATTGATGATCTTGTCGTCTACGTCGGTATAGTTGCGGACATAGGTCACCTCGTAGCCTGCATGGCGGAGGTAGCGGTAGATCATGTCGAAGACCACGTTGGCCCGGGCGTGGCCGATGTGGCAATGATCGTAGACCGTGACGCCGCAGACATACATCTTCACCCGGCCCGGCTCAAGTGTGACGAAATCTTCCTTTGTGCCCGAAAGCGTGTTGTAGACGCGCAATGCCATGGAAAGCCCTTTCAGATTCTTAATTCTACGTATTACTTCTTGGCCCACGAATCCCGCAGCGTCACGGTCCGGTTGAAGACCGGCGCGCCGGGCTGCGAATCGACGCGGTCAGCGCAGAAGTATCCCTGACGCTCGAACTGGAAGCGATCCTCAGGTCGGGCCAGAGCCAGGGAGGGCTCCAGCCGGCAATCCCGAACGATTTCCACCGACAGGGGATTGAGAAGCTCCTTCCAGTCGTCGCCCGAGGGGTTGGGAACGGTGAAGAGCCGGTCGTAAAGCCTGACCTCGGCAGTCACGGCATGGGTCGCCGAGACCCAGTGAATGACCCCCTTGACCTTACGCTCCGAGCCGGGAAGGCCGCTGCGGGTCTCCGGATCATAGGTGCAGCGTACCGTGGTCACGTTCCCCTCGCCATCACGCTCCACCCCGGTGCATTTCACGATGTACGCGCCCCGCAGGCGGATTTCTTCGCCCGGCGAAAGACGCTTGAACCCCTTGGGAGGGACCTCCATGAAATCGTCGCGCTCGATGAAAAGCTCCCGGCCAAAGGGGACCGACCGGCTCCCCAGGTCGGGACGCTGGGGGTGATAGGCAATGGTGAGATCCTCCGTCGCCCCCTCGGGATAGTTTTCGATCACCAGCCGAAGGGGCCGCAAGACCGCCATGACCCGGGGCGCGCGCTCGTTCAGATCCTGGCGTACGCTCTCTTCCAGAATGCTCATGTCGATCCAGCTGTCGCTGCGTCCCACGCCGATGGTGTCGCAGAAATTCCGAATCGCCTCGGGCGTGAAGCCCCGGCGGCGGATGCCCATGATGGTCGGCATGCGCGGGTCATCCCAGCCGGTCACATCGCCGTCCTTAACCAACTGGAGGAGCTTGCGCTTGCTCATGACCGCATAGGTGAGATTCAGGCGGGCGAACTCGTACTGGCGCGGCCGGTTCGGCACCGGCAGGTTGTCCAGAAACCACTCGTAAAGCGGCTTATGATCTTCGAACTCCAGGGTGCAGATAGAGTGGGTGATCCCCTCAATGGCGTCCGACTGGCCATGGGCGTAGTCATACATCGGGTAGATACACCACTTGTCGCCGGCATGGGGGTGCGGGGCATGGAGAATCCGGTACATGACCGGATCCCGCAGGTTGATGTTGGGAGAGGCCATGTCGATCCTGGCCCTTAACACCTTTGCCCCATCCGGGAACTCGCCGGCCCGCATCCGGCGGAACAGATCAAGGTTTTCCTCTGCAGTGCGGCTGCGGGAGGGACTCTCCTTGCCCGGTTCGGTGAGGGTGCCGCGGTAGGAGCGGATCTCATCGGCCGTCAGGTCGTCTACGTAGGCCTTGCCCTGTATGATGAGGGATTCGGCCCACTGGTAGAGCTGCTCGAAGTAGTCGGAGGCGTAATAGCAATGCTCCCCCCACTCGAAGCCGAGCCAGCGGACGCTCTCCTTGATCGACTCGATGTACTCGGTCTCCTCTTTCACCGGGTTGGTGTCGTCGAAGCGGAGATGGCAGCGTCCGCCGAAATCCCGCGCCAGCCCGAAGTTAAGGCAGATGGATTTGGCGTGGCCGATGTGGAGATAGCCATTGGGCTCGGGCGGGAAACGGGTGACGATAGTCCGGTGCTTGCCGCTTTTGAGATCATCCTCGACGATGGTTCGCAGGAAGTTGGTGACGTGGGCTGGTTCGGTGGTCGACATTAGGCTGTCCTCGCGCAATTCTTTGGGCTGCTATTTCTCTTCCATGAGCACCACCGCATAGGCGGCGATCCCCTCGCCACGCCCCGCGAACCCAAGTTCTTCGGTGGTGGTCGCCTTGACGTTCACCCGATCGGGGTCCGCCATCAGGTCAGCGGCAATATGTTCTCGCATGAGGGGGATATGGGGGGCCATCTTGGGACGCTGGGCCACGATCGTGGCATCCAAGTTGCCGAGGTGGAATCCCTTCCGGGTTGCCAGCTCCATGACATGGCGGAGCAGTGCCCGGCTGTCGGCGCCCTTGTACCGGGGATCGGTGTCGGGAAAATGCTTGCCGATATCTCCCAGGGCCAGGGCACCGAGAATGGCGTCGGAGATGGCGTGGAGCAGCACATCGGCATCCGAATGCCCCAGCAGGCCCAGTTCGTGGGGAATGTCGACGCCGCCGACGATCAGTTTCCGTCCCGCCACCAGGCGGTGGACGTCATAGCCGTGGCCGATCCTCATGGTATGCACCTCTCTTTAGCAACGCGCGGAGCCGGTCGCCCGCTCACGCCGCGAGCTCCTTCAGAAACGCCTCGGCCAGGACCATGTCCTCGGGCGTCGTGATCTTGATGTTGCGGTAATCTCCCACGACGATCCGCACGCTGCGGCCCAGGCGCTCCACGAGCATGGCATCGTCGGTGCCGAGAAAGCGTTCCGCGTCGGCAATTTCGTGAGCCGCGCGGATGACGGCGTAGCGAAACGCCTGGGGCGTCTGGGCGAGCCAGAGGGTCTCCCGGGGAGGGGTACCGGTGATGATGCCGTCTTCAACCGTCTTCACCGTGTCTTTGGCCGGCACGGCAACAAGGGCTCCGTCGTCCTCCCGGGCCACCGCGGTTGCCCGGGCCAGCACGTCCGTACTGACAAAGGGGCGGACCCCATCATGGATAAGGATCACGTCGTCGTCCGCCACAGTTCCCTCCATGGCCCGCAACCCGTTCAGGACCGAATGTTGGCGCTCCGCACCGCCGGCAACGATGCCGCGAACCTTGGTGAAGCCGTAGCGCTCAACCACGTGGTCACGGCAGAAGG
Protein-coding regions in this window:
- a CDS encoding sigma 54-interacting transcriptional regulator, with the protein product MEPIITDKEKCRKCYCCVRSCPVKAIKVEKRYTEIIFDRCIGCGNCLSNCPQRAKMVADKVGVTESLLTSEDKVIAVLGSSFPAFFHNVAPGQLVAGLKRIGFREVHEGAYGAELIADDYARITGDNDRTYISSHCPAIVDLIERHYPKLLRNLVPVVSPMIAMGRYLKEVLGPKTKVVYISSCIAAKFETQMTETRGAIDIVLTYRELEGIFRSRQISLPALDALPFDGLAPTVGRLFPINEGTFRSFSMSADPLDTEIVSACGEVNVMGIIRDLAAGRIAPRFADLRFCYDGCIGGPGRNSELTEFYRRNLIINHYKQDIPYETAPHYLSSREQTGLDRSFASKHARLESPKTNDIKKILQATSKYSVKDELNCRACGYRTCREYAVAVYQGLAEIEMCLPYNLQQLEEDRGRLIQKYELARRELDREYTDEFIVGNDRKTLEVLDLIKQVGPTPTTVLIRGESGTGKELTARAIHRFSKRNDKPLVTVNCTTITDSLLESELFGHKRGAFTGAIAEKKGLFEAADGGTIFLDEIGDITPKLQAELLRVLDMGEVRPVGGTTARKVDVRLIAATNRNLEEGVREGWFREDLYYRLNVFTITMPPLRNRVESIPILAHHFMEKASTKLNKRLSAIEERAVIALTKYPWPGNIREMQNVIERAAVLAHDDVIHLENLPLALSENLAGSPTADLDIRASFRAERERHVVKLEKKLIQRYLAEANGNVSRAARLANIPRRTFYRLLDKYRLKDKEVRDMPQGDRQ
- a CDS encoding hydrogenase expression protein HypE, with translation MGRMRENPRYNVISMRISDEERDRLQAIMEATHKSVSDIMREAMELFSVQLEQSQPGDQKAA
- the cysS gene encoding cysteine--tRNA ligase, which codes for MALRVYNTLSGTKEDFVTLEPGRVKMYVCGVTVYDHCHIGHARANVVFDMIYRYLRHAGYEVTYVRNYTDVDDKIINRANKEGVPFNVISERFIAEFDRDMAALGLDLPTYQPKATEHIAEMIQVIERLVAKGFAYAADGDVYFSVEAFDQYLKLSKRNLEEMQAGARIEVGEKKRHPMDFALWKGSKPGEPYWDSPWGQGRPGWHIECSAMSMKYLGETFDIHGGGKDLVFPHHENEIAQSEAANGKPFARYWIHNGFVNINAEKMSKSLGNFFTIKEVLESYDAEVLRFFLLSAHYRSPIDFSDQNLKEAAAGLERIYNALAGIDEAVAADGTGAGRIDEELAEKAAGLPTRFREAMDDDFNTAQALGYVFDLVRAVNRVLAEGEIDRAVLASAREAIDRVGAVLGLFTSEPGAFVERLKSRKAAALPIEAAEIERLIEERNAARKARDFRRADEIRDTLAAQGILLLDSAQGTTWKVK
- a CDS encoding glutamine--tRNA ligase/YqeY domain fusion protein, translated to MSTTEPAHVTNFLRTIVEDDLKSGKHRTIVTRFPPEPNGYLHIGHAKSICLNFGLARDFGGRCHLRFDDTNPVKEETEYIESIKESVRWLGFEWGEHCYYASDYFEQLYQWAESLIIQGKAYVDDLTADEIRSYRGTLTEPGKESPSRSRTAEENLDLFRRMRAGEFPDGAKVLRARIDMASPNINLRDPVMYRILHAPHPHAGDKWCIYPMYDYAHGQSDAIEGITHSICTLEFEDHKPLYEWFLDNLPVPNRPRQYEFARLNLTYAVMSKRKLLQLVKDGDVTGWDDPRMPTIMGIRRRGFTPEAIRNFCDTIGVGRSDSWIDMSILEESVRQDLNERAPRVMAVLRPLRLVIENYPEGATEDLTIAYHPQRPDLGSRSVPFGRELFIERDDFMEVPPKGFKRLSPGEEIRLRGAYIVKCTGVERDGEGNVTTVRCTYDPETRSGLPGSERKVKGVIHWVSATHAVTAEVRLYDRLFTVPNPSGDDWKELLNPLSVEIVRDCRLEPSLALARPEDRFQFERQGYFCADRVDSQPGAPVFNRTVTLRDSWAKK
- the ispF gene encoding 2-C-methyl-D-erythritol 2,4-cyclodiphosphate synthase, which translates into the protein MRIGHGYDVHRLVAGRKLIVGGVDIPHELGLLGHSDADVLLHAISDAILGALALGDIGKHFPDTDPRYKGADSRALLRHVMELATRKGFHLGNLDATIVAQRPKMAPHIPLMREHIAADLMADPDRVNVKATTTEELGFAGRGEGIAAYAVVLMEEK
- the ispD gene encoding 2-C-methyl-D-erythritol 4-phosphate cytidylyltransferase; the encoded protein is MAVFALVPAAGMGKRMGASINKQYLILAGRPILAHTLSVFEGASFVDGIFVITPEDEIPFCRDHVVERYGFTKVRGIVAGGAERQHSVLNGLRAMEGTVADDDVILIHDGVRPFVSTDVLARATAVAREDDGALVAVPAKDTVKTVEDGIITGTPPRETLWLAQTPQAFRYAVIRAAHEIADAERFLGTDDAMLVERLGRSVRIVVGDYRNIKITTPEDMVLAEAFLKELAA